Part of the Sporomusa termitida genome, TTCAATATCATTGACCGGCCTATAGGCGGCCGCCAGGCCCAGTGTCCGGAGCCCCCGGGCCATCGCCTCACATAACAGGCGATACAGGCCTTCTACCTGCCGGGGAATACCAGGGGTATTTTTACCGGCATACAGTTCCCAGCCGATTTCCCGCCGGCCCCAATACAGGCTGCCGCCGCCGGTAAGCCGCCGGTTTATAGCAATGCCATGGTGCTGACAATAAGGAACATTTACTTCTAACAACGTGTTTTGAAACGCCCCCACCAGCACGCAGGGTTTGAACTGCAAAAACCGCAGGGTATTAGGAATATGGCCCTGACTGTGGGCACTGATGATTACCTTATCCAAAGCCATATGTTCAGCAGCACTGCAAGGCGCAGAATCCAGGACCCGGAAAGCGGCACTATTGTCCACACTAGGCATTTGCTTTCCTTTCCTCAGCCAGCCAACTGCGCAACCCGGCCGCCGGCATCAGCGCACCGATCTCCTCCGGCCGGGACAGCTCAATCTCCGCAAACCAGCAGGTATAAGGCGACCGGCTGATAAGCGCCGGGCTGCCAAGCACGGCTTCATTGACATTGGTTATCCTGCCGCTGGCCGGGGCGTAGACACGGCCTACCCATTTTCCCGCCTCCAGCGACCCGCAGGCCCCGCCGCCCTCCACCCCTGTGCCCACCGGTGGTAACGCCAGATATAAAATATCACCTGTGATCGCATGGCCATAAGGAGTCAGGCCGAATAAAATTTTGTTGCCCGCTTTTTTAATCCACTGGTAATGGATATCATACAATAGATCTTCCGGAAAATTCCCTGTAGCTCCATTCATCGGTCATACTCCTTTCCTACCTGACAAGACTACCCTTCGACAGCCATTAGCAGCAATTCGGCCACATCCATCACCTGTACAGGCAGTTTTTCCGTTCTGGCTGCTTTCTCCAGCATCTGTTCACACTGCTGACAGGCGGATACGACGATCGAGGCCTTGGTGGCCGCTGCTTCCCGGATACGTTTGCAGGCTATCGCCTCAGCCAGCCTCTGGTCGGCGCCCTGCAAATTACCGCCGCCGCCGCAGCAGGTGGATTCATCGGCATGAGTGGCCATTTCCCTAAACCTAACGCCGGGGATACTGTTAATGATCGCGCGCGGTGCGCCGATAATCCCGCTGTTACGCCCCAAATCACAGGGGTCGTGATAAGTAACCGTTGCCGCCAGTTCCTGGGGAACTAATTTCCCCGCCTTGATCAGCTCTGACAACATTTCGGTCGCGTGCACCAGCCGGAACCCCAGCGTCTCTCCCACAAGCTCCGGATAGACATGGCTCCACACGTGATAACAGGAGGCACAGCCGGTAACCATGGTCTTCGCGCCGAGACTCCGCACCTTATCCACATTATGCCGGGCAAACTCGGCGATCTCCGCCCCGTGTCCGGCCGCCAGCAGGGGAAAACCGCAGCACCATTCCTCCGGGCCCAGGGTTGTAAAGCTAACCTCTGCTTTGGCCAGTAATTGCACCATGGCCACCGGCACTTGCGCGGCCCGGGGGAAAAACGAGGAGACACAGCCAACAAAATAGACGATTTCAGCCCCCTGCTCCTGATCAAGGTAGTCCGGCACCTCATCAAGGTCTTCAGCCCAGTCCAGTCTGGTGGCGTTGGCGAAGGTAGAAATATTTTTCCTGCTTTTCAGATTCCCGGCCAGCGCGTTATAAGCTGCCGGCGCCTTGCCGGCTGTGACCAGCCTGGCCCGCAGGTCCTGCCACAGGCTTTGCAGGTCGATCCTGGCGGCACAGGCCCGGGTACAGGCCCCGCACAGGGTGCATTGGGTAATGCGTTTGGCATATTCCTCACTAATCTTACCTTCGCCGTTTCTGGCAAATAACTCGCGCGCCAGCGAAATTTTAGCCCGGGGCGCCGCCGACTCCCAGCCGATTTCCCGATATACCGGGCAGTCACTGCGGCAATTGCCGCACCGGCCGCAGATCAGGCATTCGTCAATCAAATTTTTATAAAAGCTGCCGCTGCTCATAGCTGGTCCCTCCCTGCCTTGCCCTTGTACAGTAATCTGGTTGCTGCCAGCAAATCCATGCTCAGGCCAAACAGTGCCGGCTGCAGCAGCAGGGGGGGCTGATAGCGTTTGCCGGGATTCATAATATTGTGGGGATCAAGCAGTTGCTTCCGCCGTTTGAGTTCGGCCAGCTCCGCCGGCGTGTGGCACCGGCGCAGATAGGGCGTGTTCCACAGGCCGATTCCGTAAGGGGTGCCGCCATGCCTGGCGCCGATGTCCTGCAGCTTTTTTACTAAAGCCAGGCCCTGCAAATAGCCAAGCGTATCCCGTTCATCGGCATTAAACATGGTCATGACCATTGCGTGTCTTGCTGATACAATATGCCCGTAGCTTTTTAGGCCCAGCCTTTTTTTGCCTTCAAAAGCCGCCACCGCAGCCAAATAGCCGGCCAGGCTCTGAATGGGCAGCCAAATCTCCGCCCCTAATAAGGACGGCCCTTCCCGTTTTAGTACTAAAGAAAAGAACCGGTGCTGCCACTCGTGCCCGGCTTCTTCCCCCAGATCACGGCCGTCCGCCTGTTGCAAACAGCGGTAATAATCCAGGCGTGCCGCCCCGGTTTCCGCTTTGGTGCCATCCCCGTCGAACGCAACCGTGTAGGCAGCAGCGGCCTGTTCGCTGGCCAGCCCCAGCCGCTGCCGGAGCGAGTTGCAGGCCGGATCGCTGAAATGCAGATTAAAGGGTTTGCTGCGTAAGGCTGCAGCCTGCTCAATAAAGCTCTGCATTTGCCCGGCATCGGCGAAGGCGGCCAAACCATGCCACTCACTTTCCGGGCAGGGGCGCACCTGCAATTCAACTTCGGTGACAATGCCCAGTGTCCCCTCCGCAGCCGCCAGCCAGGCTACCGGCGGCTGACTTGTTTTGTTTAATTCCCGGACACTGCCGTCAGGCAAAACTACCTGGGCGGAAATAACCTGTTCGATTACCGGACCGTATTTCAAACTGCCCAGCCCATAACCCATCATAGCCAGCCAGCCGCCAACAGTAGCGGACTGGGCGCTGCTCGGATAGGAACAGACCGCCAGGCCCGCCCTGTTTAACGCCCGCTCCAGGTTCCACCAGGTCAGGCCGGCCCCCACCCTGACAACGCTATTTTCTTTGTCAACAGCCACCAGGCCGTCCAGGCCGTTTATGTCGACAATTATGCCTTTACGGGTGCACACCGTGTTGAAATAGACGGTAGAGCCCCCCGCTCTGGTCGTTACCGGAATCTGTTGTTCCGCAGCCGTCTTAACGATACAGGCTACCTCCGCGGTGGTTTTGGGCCTGATAACAATATCCGGCAGGGTAGCGGCAATTGGTTTGACTAAAAAATCCGGTACAGGCGCCAGATCCCGCTCATAAAAACTGCGCTCGAATGCATCGGCAGTAGCACGGTCGCCAAAGGTTTGCTTTAAACTGTCCAGTGTTTGTGCGTCCATATCGATACTCCTTTCTGCGACAAGGTTGGCTTCAGCTGTTAAAGTTACTCTGGTTTGGCAAACTTTGCATGTTCCTCGGTAAAAAATTTGTCGGCGTCGTCACCGTGAATGAGATCTTGCAGCCCTGCGGCCAGATTATCGGGTTCCATAACGCAAATCCAGCCCGCGCCATAACTGTCGCTGTTTAACAGCTTCGGATTACCCGGCAGTTCGCTATTGACCGCCAGCACCTTGCCCGCCAGCGGCACCTGAATCTTGCCGGCCCACTTCCCGGACTGGATGGAGCTGAGCGTTGCCCCGGCCGCCAGGGTTTTGCCAACCCGGGGAATCCTGATAAAAGTAATCTCTCCCGCCAATTTTTGCATAAAGTCGGTAATGCCAATCCGGATTGTGTTTCCTTCCACTTTTACCCACGCATGATCCCTTGTATAATAAAGCCCTTGCGGAATCTCATATTGTGCCACTAAAAATCACTCCCTGTTTCCTGTCTGGCTACTATCCAGTCGATTAATATGTCCTTAAAAATCTTAACTGCACCATTCTCATCCCGGCGGCACCACTCTGTCAGGGCAAGCCTGACATCACGCTCCCGCCAGCTGCGGCCGGTAAGACCGGCGGCCAGCGCCGGCAAATTATAGGGCTCCAGGCACGGCAGCTCCTGACTCTCAAATTCAATAATTTTATTATTTTGGATCACCAGGACAGCATAACCCGCGCAGGGTCCTCCCCGCCGGCTGCCACAGCCGCTTTGGCCGGCAACGGTTGTCTTGATGCATTGGGGAAACGGCTGCAGGCGTACATAAGTTCCTTCCTTGATTTTTACCTGACGTACCCTGGTCCGCTTGCCGGGCAGATTTAAAAATTCAGGACTGGTCAGATACTCCGCCGCCTGCCTGACGGCTTGCCGCAGCGCCGGCGAGTATTCACCCCGCCGGAGGTCCAGCCAGGCAGAAAAATGATAAACCAGTCTGTCTTCCACAGCCCCATAGGCCGGCATATAACCCAGTTCTTCACTCAGCGAGGTTAAATACCGCGCCATTGACAACCGGAGCTGCTCGCGGAACCGGCGGCCCGGGACCTGGAGAACATTGGCCATGGCCGTGCGGTCAAAAGCCAGCAGAATATTGCCTGTATATACGGAAAAACCATTGATATCGCCGGCCCCGTTGCCGGAAATTTTTTTGCCGTTAACAACAATGTCGGCCGGCAGCTTAATCGCGGCCCTGACCGCAAAGTCTGCTAACGTTTTTATGGCCGGTTGTAAAAACTGTACAAAGAATTCCTCGCGCCGGCCTGTCAGGAGCGGATTGAAGGACCGCAGCACCAATTGAAAAAAGATCTGTTCCTCGGCCAGCAGCACCATGCCGCCGCCAATATCCCGCCTGATGATTGGTATATTATGGTCCCCGCAATACCCGGTGTTGACCTCTTGCTGCAAGTCATCATGCAAGCCGAGGCAGACACAGCGTCCGGCCGGGCGGCAGATGACCAGTCCTTCCTGTTGCTTTTGTGCCAATGCATGGTAGATAGCCTGGGTCTCAGCCCACGGTATAGCTCCCAGCCGATATAGGTCCATTCACTGCCCTCCGTGTAAGCAAGCCTGTTTAATTAAGGAGAACTCTACACCGAAAACACCGGCAAACTGGGCAGCCAGCTGTTGGCAGACTTCAGCAAGGGTCGCCTCAACCCCCAGTGCCTGCATGGACGCAACCGGCCGGTTGGTTAGCCCGCAAGGATTAATCAAGCCGAAATAACTCATATCAGGCTGTACATTCAGGGCAAAACCGTGCATGGTTACCCAGCCGCGCGCGCCGATGCCGATGGCGGCTATCTTGCCGCTATCAGTCCAGACCCCGGTTAGCCCATTTTCCCGGAAGCTCCTGATGCCGAATTGGTCCAGTGTCCTGATAATTACTTCCTCCAGCATCTCTGTATAACGGTGCAGGTCCTGTTTATAGCCCCTGAGGTCCAATATCGGATACCCGACCAGCTGACCGGGGCCATGATAGGTGACATCCCCGCCCCGGTCGACTTCAATAACCTCAAGTCCCTTCGCCAGCAGGGCATCACCGGCGACCTTAATGTTGTCCATACTGCCGGACCTGCCCAGCGTGTATACAGGCAAATGCTCAACAAGCAGCAAGGTGTCGCTGCAACTGCCGCGGCGGCGGGCCGCCGCAACCGCCTGTTGCAATTGCCAGACCTCGCCATAAGGCCGGCGCCCTAACAGGACTAACCGGCAGGCTTTAGGTCCAATCTGCGCTCTCAAAAAACATCATCGCCGCTTTTTCCAGCCAGCCCGGGGTGAACATCAAACCGCACCACCCCGACGACAGCCTGCTTGCGGGCGGCCTTGTTAACGGCTGCCACCCCTTCGTGTCCGAAGCCGCCGCATAATTCTATCGCGCTTATGCCTTGTTCAACAAGCTCGCCCACGGCGGCAACAGCCGCCCGGACATCGCTTACCCCCACAACAGTCAACGCTACCGCCGGCGTGGCGATTACCGCCCGGTGCTGCTCGCTGTCAGCCTCAGGCGCAATAAAGATAAAAGCTGCTTTAAGCATTGTCATCCCTCCCTCTGAATACCGATTCGTATCGGCTGATCAAGCCTGGATCAGTTCGGCCAAGGAATACCCGGCGTGATAGGAACTGCGCACCAGCGGTCCGGCATTCACCTGCCGAAAGCCGATTTTTTGCGCGGTCTGCGCCAGCTCTGTAAACACATCAGGATGTATGTATTCCTTAACAGGCAAATGAGCCGGCGACGGGCTGAGATACTGTCCCAGGGTCAGCATTTTACAGCCGCACTGATGTAAATCCTTCATTACTGCAACTGCTTCCGCGATTTTCTCACCCAGTCCCAGCATCAGGCCTGATTTGGGTAATATCCCGGCCTGGCTGGTCCGGGTTATTAGCGCCAGAGAGCGCGAATAACCCGCCTGCGGCCTGACAACCGGGTACAGCCTGGGAACAGTTTCAATATTATGGTTAAGAATATCGGGATTCGCCTGGAGCACAATTTCCAAGGCCGGCATACTGCCTTTAAAATCCGGAATAAGTACCTCGATGCCGGCCTTAGGCAGCTGTGCCCGCACCGCCCCGATAGCGGCCGCAAACTGTCCGGCCCCGCCGTCGGCAAGATCGTCCCGGGTCACCGACGTAATAACAACATGCTGTAACCCTAACTGCCTGGCAGTTGCGGCCAGCAGCTGCGGTTCATTAGGGTCCACCGCCGCGGGGCTGCCGTGAGGCACGGCGCAAAAGCGGCAATTCCGGGTACAGTGGCTGCCTAAAATCATAAACGTACAGGTCTTATTGCCAAAGCATTCGCCGATATTGGGACAGTCGGCGCTTTCACACACGGTATGTAACCGGCCTTGGTCCAGCAGCGCTTTCATCCGGTTAAGCGCCGGTTCTTCAGGTACCGGCAAAGTAAGCCATGGTGGTCTGTCAGTAGCCCTACCGGCAGTGTTAGCCATTACTCGAACGCGTCAAGCGCTTTCATAATCGTAGTGGACAGGTAGGCCATCGCCGGTGATCCGCCAAAGGCTACGGAGACTGCGGCCGCTTCCAGGATTTCCTCTCTGGTCGCTCCCTCGGCCAAGGCATTTTTGACATGAATATTCATACAATATTCGCAGCGTACGGCCAGGGCGATGCCGATCCCGATCAGTTCTTTGTACTTGCGCTCTAATTCCCCTTCCACATAGGCGGCCTGATCCATCTGCACGAACGCGGCCATCAGCTCCGGGCTTTCAGCTTGCACCTGCTCCATACCCGTCTGTAGTTCACTCTCTAATTCCATGCAATCTCCTGCCATTGTATCTCCCTGCCTTTTCTTTTTATTTTGTCAGGCTTAAATAAAGATTTTATAGGGCTGCTCAATCAGTTTAATTAACAAGGCCAAAAATTCTGCTGCCGGCGCGCCGTCGATTACCCGGTGATCAAAGGCCAGCGACAAACCCATGATGGGTTTAATGACAATTTGTTCCCCCTGAACAGCAGGCTGCCTGACAGTCCGCCCGACACCTAGGATCGCCGACTCCGGCTGATTGATAATGGGCGTAAAGTAATCGACCGATCCGTAACCGCCCAAATTAGTAATGGTAAAGGTGCCCCCGGTCATCTCGGCCGGGTCCAGCTTGTTTTTCCGGGCCCGTTTGGCAAAATCCTTAATTTCCTTGCTGACATCGGCCAGGCTCTTTTGGTTGGCATTCTTAACAACCGGCACAACTAATCCGTCCGGAATCGCGATGGCCACCCCGACATTGATATCCTGCAAAACCCGGATCTCCTCCCCGCTCAGGGTCGAGTTAAGCCGGGGGTGAGCCTGCAGGGCTTTCGCCACCGCCTTAACAAGGATGTCGGTAACGGAGATTTTCTCGGTATCCTTAACCTCGGCATTTATAGTGGCCCGCAAAGCCTGCAGGGCTGCTATATCCACACCCGCATGATGCGTAACCTTCGGCGCCACAGCCCAGCTGTTGGCCATGTTTTCACCGATAGCCTGGCGCATGCCCTCATAAGGAATAACCTCAAGGACAGCGCGATCGTCGGTGTCGGCGGCGGCATTAGCGATGGCCTGTTCTATGTCTTCCCTGACAATCCGGCCTTCCGGCCCGGTGCCGGCAATCACGGTATAATCAATGGCATTGGCCTGGGCCAGCGCCCGGGCGGCCGGGGAGATTTTCACCCTGGCGCCTGGCGCGGCCGCCACGGCTTTCCTGGCCGGCTGCCCGCCGGCGGCCTTACCGGCCGGCACTGCTTTAGCGGTACTGTCGGCGGCAGCCCGGAGCAGCTCGCTGATATCTTCGCCGGCCTTGCCAATAACCCCCAGGAGACCGCCAATCGGCAGTTTTGCTTTCTTATTGGCAACAATCTTTAGCAAAACCCCGTCGGCCGGGGCGTCAATTTTATTGGCGATCTTATCGGTCATGACCTCCAGCAGGGCCTCGCCCTTCTTGACCGGATCGCCTTCATTGATCAGCCATTTGCCTACAGTACCTTCTTTCATGGACAAGCCTAGTTTCGGCATATTAACCTCTGTGGCCATTACTGCTCCTCCTCATCGTGAACTGGGTTTACATTGGTGTTGAACTTACTGTAGCCGCCGGCGACAGCTAGCTGCAGCGCCGCTTCGGCATCGATTACGTTAGGCCCGTCAAAAGTCAGCTCAATGTGAGCTTGTTCCCCGCCCCGGATCTCAACCTCCCGCTCGCCGTCCAAAGCAATTACACAGGCTTCATTGACCTCAATAACCTGACCAAGCCTGATATAGCGATAATTCCGGACCGGTACCTGTTCAATCAGGCCGGGGGCAATCGGCGCCCGCAGCTGAATGCTGCCCGGACCGACTTCAATATCGGCTCCGCGGGGCTCAACGGGCGTTACCGGCACCAGATTACCGGCGATTGACGCTATGCCGATGTTATGCGGCTCGCCTCTGGTCACGACAATCCGCCTGATTTTGGCTGCATCCCAGACTGCCCTTGAACCAATAAAGGCTTCATTAAGCACAACCGCGTCAACAATCGCACAATCAATCAGCCGGCCATTCTTATAGATGTTAAGCTTTTTACTGGGTTTTATCGCCGGTGCCCCGGTTACCAGCCCCTGGGCAACGACGGCGGCCGCCAAACCGGCGATTGTGCCTTCGACCAACGTGGGAAAAACATTGTTCGTCCCCGTGGAAATCGGCAGCAGGGGCACAGCCTGGCAGCCCTTGGCAACCATGCGGTTTGTGCCGTCACCGCCCAGCGTAATCAAACAGCCGGCCCCGCCCTGGGCCATAATGGCGGCGGCCTGAAAGCTGTCCAGCTGGGTGCCGGTCATACACATCTCGGCCGCTGTCAGTTCCATATCCGGCCGGTGCCGGCTGCAAATGCTCGCCGCCGCCCCCGGGACAATGCCATAATACTCCGGCATATAGGTGATTTTGGTAATGCCGGCAGCCGCCAGACTGAGAATAAGCCGCCGGACAATATTCACCTTTTCCTGATTATCCACAACCGTTCCGTACGCCACCAGCCGCCGGATATCCTTACCTGATGCCGGATTGGCGATGATGCCGACATGCCCCATACTCCCCTCACCACCTTGTATGCTGGTTAGAACAGGCTTTTAACGGCAGCCGCGATTTGTTCCTCACTGGGAATGACAATACGTTCCAGCGCCGGGCTGAATGGAATCGGGGCAAAAGGCATAGCCACCCGTTTAATGGGACCATCCAGCAGATCCATTCCTTCCTCCGCCACAAAAGCGGCGATTTCACCGCCAAAGCCGCCGGTTTTAACCGCTTCATGCACAATAACCAGTTTGCCGGTCCTGCCTACCGATTGTAAGATACTGTCGGTATCAAGCGGGATCAGGGTACGGGGGTCAAGCACTTCGGCGTTAATCCCCTCCCCGGCCAGGGCTTCGGCTGCGACCAGGGCTTTCTGCACCATCCAGGACCAGGCCACAATCGTTACGTCAGAGCCGGCTCGCTTTATATCGGCCTTGCCGAGGGGAATAACATACTCGCCCTCAGGCACATCGCCTTTGACGCCAAACAGCTGCTTATGTTCGATATACATGACCGGATTGTTATCCCGGACCGCCGCCGCCATCAGTCCCTTGGCATCGGCCGGGGTCGAGGGCATTACCGTTTTTACACCGGGGATATGCGTAAACCAGGCTTCCAGGGATTGCGAATGCTGCGCGGCAGCGCCCATTCCGGCGCCGCAGGGAGTTCTCAGCACCATTGGGATTTTAGCCTTGCCGCCAAACATATAGTGCATCTTTGCCGCCTGATTGAACAGCTCATCCAGGCAAACCCCCATAAAATCCACAAACATGATCTCGGCAATCGGACGGAGACCGGCGGCGGCCGCGCCAACGGCCGCGCCCACAATGGCTGTTTCACTGATCGGCGTGTCAATCACCCGCCCGGGGAACTCGGTAAACAGGTTGCCGGTCACGCCAAAGCAACCACCAAACTTGGCTACATCCTCGCCCCAGATAAAAACATTGGGATCTCTTTGCATTTCCACGCGCATCCCGTCTCTAATAGCCTCAGCATAAGTCATTTCTGTCATCATGTTCACCCTCTCCTAAATAAGATTATTCCGCGTACACGTCGGTTAAAGCGTCTTCCGGGCCAGGGTACGGACTGTCTTGCGAGAATTTAATAGCCGCCGCAATTTGCGCCTCCACTTTGGCCTTGATTTCATCTAATTCAGCATTGCTGGCATATTTGAGCTCCACCAGCTTGTGTTCAAACCGGGGAATGGGATCTTTCTGCAGCCAGACTTCCTGCTCGGCCGGGTCTTTGTAGGCGCCGGGATCACCTTCAAAATGACCGCGCCATCGCCAGGTCTTGCATTCAATCAGGCTGGGGCCGTCGCCTTTCCTGGCCCGGGCAACCGCCGCCGCTGCCGCTTCGTAAACAGCAATCACATCATTGCCGTCCACCGTCACCCCCGGGATGCCATAGGCGCCGGCCCGGTCTGAGACGTCGGTAATCCGCATGTGCTGCCGCTGGCAATTGGAAATACCGTACATGTTATTTTCACAAACAAACACCAGCGGCAGTTTCCAGATGGAAGCCATATTCAGCGCCTCATGGAAAGTACCGCGGTTGGATGCGCCATCGCCAAAGAAACATACGGCCACAGCATCGGTTTTTTTATACTGGCAGGCAAACGCCGCCCCGGCTGAAATCGGCTGGCCGGCGCCGACAATGCCGTTGGCCCCCAGAATACCCAGCTCAACATCGGCAATATGCATAGAGCCGCCTTTGCCTTTGCAATAGCCGGTAGCCTTGCCGAACAATTCGGCCATCATCAGGTCAACCTTGCCGCCTTTGGCCAGCAAATGCCCATGGCCCCGGTGGGTACTGGTAATATAGTCCTTATCGGTCAGGCTGCCGCAAACACCGGTGGCGACCGCCTCTTCCCCCAGATACAAATGCACGAACCCCGGCAGTTGATTATCGGCGAACAACTCTACCGCTTTGTTCTCAAACGCTCTGATGGTGAGCATAGTTTCATAAAAGCCCAGCAATTTCTCTTTGGTAATTTCCATAATTCTCCCTCCGTTTTCTCTTCTTTGCTCGTACATGGCAATAGACTTAGCCAGCTGCAGACGTTTCAACATATACAGTAAGTGCAGCCACAGCAACAACAATAGTATCCCCTTCCCCGAGCGCCGGCAGGTGCAGCCCCTGGGCTGCAAGCCCCCCTGACACCGTTTCCACCGTTACAGCCCCAAACGGTATTACCTCCCTGACCGCAGCGGTTTTGATTTTTTCCGGCTGCGGACAGCCGATCCGCACTTCCACCTGCATCTGGTCAGGGTCACTGATGCCGGCAATATCGAATAAACCACAGAGACAACTTCTGGATATGGCGTCTTTTACGGCCCGCTGGGCGGCTTTAGTGGCATCGCCGCCGTGTAAATCAGCGCCCATGCCCAGTTCGACAATAAATCGTTTGCGTTTCACCTTATCACCTCCGTTTAACAAGTTTTCACTGAGCTGCAGGAATGACCATGCGCAACCACTACAATTGCAAATCCTGTGCCAACCACAAAAAAAGAACTGTCAACCCCCTGGCAGGAGCTTCAGTTCCTTGTATT contains:
- a CDS encoding alpha-ketoacid dehydrogenase subunit beta, which translates into the protein MMTEMTYAEAIRDGMRVEMQRDPNVFIWGEDVAKFGGCFGVTGNLFTEFPGRVIDTPISETAIVGAAVGAAAAGLRPIAEIMFVDFMGVCLDELFNQAAKMHYMFGGKAKIPMVLRTPCGAGMGAAAQHSQSLEAWFTHIPGVKTVMPSTPADAKGLMAAAVRDNNPVMYIEHKQLFGVKGDVPEGEYVIPLGKADIKRAGSDVTIVAWSWMVQKALVAAEALAGEGINAEVLDPRTLIPLDTDSILQSVGRTGKLVIVHEAVKTGGFGGEIAAFVAEEGMDLLDGPIKRVAMPFAPIPFSPALERIVIPSEEQIAAAVKSLF
- a CDS encoding thiamine pyrophosphate-dependent dehydrogenase E1 component subunit alpha; its protein translation is MEITKEKLLGFYETMLTIRAFENKAVELFADNQLPGFVHLYLGEEAVATGVCGSLTDKDYITSTHRGHGHLLAKGGKVDLMMAELFGKATGYCKGKGGSMHIADVELGILGANGIVGAGQPISAGAAFACQYKKTDAVAVCFFGDGASNRGTFHEALNMASIWKLPLVFVCENNMYGISNCQRQHMRITDVSDRAGAYGIPGVTVDGNDVIAVYEAAAAAVARARKGDGPSLIECKTWRWRGHFEGDPGAYKDPAEQEVWLQKDPIPRFEHKLVELKYASNAELDEIKAKVEAQIAAAIKFSQDSPYPGPEDALTDVYAE
- a CDS encoding Lin0512 family protein is translated as MKRKRFIVELGMGADLHGGDATKAAQRAVKDAISRSCLCGLFDIAGISDPDQMQVEVRIGCPQPEKIKTAAVREVIPFGAVTVETVSGGLAAQGLHLPALGEGDTIVVAVAALTVYVETSAAG